One window from the genome of Anolis sagrei isolate rAnoSag1 chromosome 4, rAnoSag1.mat, whole genome shotgun sequence encodes:
- the UBE2T gene encoding ubiquitin-conjugating enzyme E2 T isoform X1, which translates to MQRASRLKRELHLLTTEPPPGITCWQNGSRIDELKAQILGSANTPYEKGLFDLEVIVPERYPFEPPKMRFLTPIYHPNIDSSGRICLDVLKLPPKGAWRPSLNIATLLTSVQLLMNEPNPDDPLMADISSEYKYNKQEFLRNARQWTEKYASQTTMPGKSSLHPTPRWLYQNIKGEMRDFFFRPWKLQTKRTTKGKPTYPKILTFPRKGKEAISADCQKKVVLKHREFAVVQNPSLCSF; encoded by the exons ATGCAGAGGGCATCCCGACTCAAGAGAGAGTTGCATCTGTTAACTACAGAACCACCACCAGGTATTACATGCTGGCAGAATGGAAGCCGCATAGATGAACTTAAAGCAC aAATACTGGGTTCTGCAAATACACCATATGAAAAAGGACTTTTTGACTTGGAAGTAATTGTGCCTGAAAG ATATCCATTTGAACCCCCCAAAATGCGCTTCCTGACTCCTATCTACCATCCTAACATTGACTCATCAGGAAgaatctgccttgatgttctcaAATTGCCACCCAAG GGTGCATGGAGACCATCCCTGAACATTGCCACATTACTAACTTCTGTACAGTTGCTAATGAATGAGCCTAATCCTGATGACCCTCTCATGGCAGATATA TCCTCTGAGTATAAATACAACAAGCAAGAATTCCTCAGAAATGCCAGACAATGGACAGAAAAGTATGCAAGCCAGACAACAATG CCAGGCAAGTCCtccctccaccccacccccagatGGTTATATcaaaatatcaagggagaaatgagggatttttttttccg GCCTTGGAAACTGCAAACAAAGAGAACCACCAAAGGGAAGCCAACCTATCCAAAGATTCTAACATTTcccagaaaaggaaaggaagcaataTCAGCGGATTGTCAAAAAAAGGTTGTTCTGAAACATAGAGAGTTTGCTGTTGTACAGAATCCTAGTCTGTGTTCATTTTAA
- the UBE2T gene encoding ubiquitin-conjugating enzyme E2 T isoform X2, translating to MQRASRLKRELHLLTTEPPPEILGSANTPYEKGLFDLEVIVPERYPFEPPKMRFLTPIYHPNIDSSGRICLDVLKLPPKGAWRPSLNIATLLTSVQLLMNEPNPDDPLMADISSEYKYNKQEFLRNARQWTEKYASQTTMPGKSSLHPTPRWLYQNIKGEMRDFFFRPWKLQTKRTTKGKPTYPKILTFPRKGKEAISADCQKKVVLKHREFAVVQNPSLCSF from the exons ATGCAGAGGGCATCCCGACTCAAGAGAGAGTTGCATCTGTTAACTACAGAACCACCACCAG aAATACTGGGTTCTGCAAATACACCATATGAAAAAGGACTTTTTGACTTGGAAGTAATTGTGCCTGAAAG ATATCCATTTGAACCCCCCAAAATGCGCTTCCTGACTCCTATCTACCATCCTAACATTGACTCATCAGGAAgaatctgccttgatgttctcaAATTGCCACCCAAG GGTGCATGGAGACCATCCCTGAACATTGCCACATTACTAACTTCTGTACAGTTGCTAATGAATGAGCCTAATCCTGATGACCCTCTCATGGCAGATATA TCCTCTGAGTATAAATACAACAAGCAAGAATTCCTCAGAAATGCCAGACAATGGACAGAAAAGTATGCAAGCCAGACAACAATG CCAGGCAAGTCCtccctccaccccacccccagatGGTTATATcaaaatatcaagggagaaatgagggatttttttttccg GCCTTGGAAACTGCAAACAAAGAGAACCACCAAAGGGAAGCCAACCTATCCAAAGATTCTAACATTTcccagaaaaggaaaggaagcaataTCAGCGGATTGTCAAAAAAAGGTTGTTCTGAAACATAGAGAGTTTGCTGTTGTACAGAATCCTAGTCTGTGTTCATTTTAA
- the UBE2T gene encoding ubiquitin-conjugating enzyme E2 T isoform X3 → MQRASRLKRELHLLTTEPPPGITCWQNGSRIDELKAQILGSANTPYEKGLFDLEVIVPERYPFEPPKMRFLTPIYHPNIDSSGRICLDVLKLPPKGAWRPSLNIATLLTSVQLLMNEPNPDDPLMADISSEYKYNKQEFLRNARQWTEKYASQTTMALETANKENHQREANLSKDSNISQKRKGSNISGLSKKGCSET, encoded by the exons ATGCAGAGGGCATCCCGACTCAAGAGAGAGTTGCATCTGTTAACTACAGAACCACCACCAGGTATTACATGCTGGCAGAATGGAAGCCGCATAGATGAACTTAAAGCAC aAATACTGGGTTCTGCAAATACACCATATGAAAAAGGACTTTTTGACTTGGAAGTAATTGTGCCTGAAAG ATATCCATTTGAACCCCCCAAAATGCGCTTCCTGACTCCTATCTACCATCCTAACATTGACTCATCAGGAAgaatctgccttgatgttctcaAATTGCCACCCAAG GGTGCATGGAGACCATCCCTGAACATTGCCACATTACTAACTTCTGTACAGTTGCTAATGAATGAGCCTAATCCTGATGACCCTCTCATGGCAGATATA TCCTCTGAGTATAAATACAACAAGCAAGAATTCCTCAGAAATGCCAGACAATGGACAGAAAAGTATGCAAGCCAGACAACAATG GCCTTGGAAACTGCAAACAAAGAGAACCACCAAAGGGAAGCCAACCTATCCAAAGATTCTAACATTTcccagaaaaggaaaggaagcaataTCAGCGGATTGTCAAAAAAAGGTTGTTCTGAAACATAG